One Sphingomonas limnosediminicola DNA segment encodes these proteins:
- a CDS encoding thermonuclease family protein: MKSWTVFASVWGGAALLGAAYGLGWVALPSGGAEARGTGGVRTHFSMCFIGGGYNCVVDGDTVWVEGVKIRIADIDAPETHDPRCSSEKELGDRATLRLQQLLNSGAVTLEAVDRDTDRYGRKLRIVDVNGESVGSTLVAEGLARAWDGSRHPWC, translated from the coding sequence ATGAAGAGTTGGACGGTGTTTGCTTCCGTGTGGGGCGGCGCAGCACTGCTCGGCGCTGCCTATGGGCTGGGTTGGGTTGCACTTCCCTCAGGCGGGGCAGAGGCCAGGGGCACCGGTGGTGTTCGCACACATTTCTCCATGTGTTTCATTGGCGGTGGCTATAATTGCGTGGTCGATGGCGACACGGTCTGGGTCGAGGGGGTGAAGATCCGCATCGCCGACATCGATGCCCCGGAGACGCACGACCCGCGCTGCTCGAGCGAGAAGGAGCTTGGTGACCGAGCGACGCTCCGGCTGCAGCAATTGCTGAACAGTGGGGCCGTCACCTTGGAAGCGGTCGATCGGGATACTGACCGTTACGGCCGCAAACTCAGGATCGTCGATGTGAACGGGGAGAGCGTCGGCAGCACCCTCGTCGCGGAAGGCCTGGCCAGGGCTTGGGACGGCTCGCGCCATCCGTGGTGCTAG